A section of the Gloeocapsa sp. DLM2.Bin57 genome encodes:
- a CDS encoding orotidine-5'-phosphate decarboxylase, giving the protein MSNNLDKIIVPLDVPTLEEAIALVDLLPEVSFWKVGLELFVATGPVILTKLKEREKRIFLDLKLHDIPNTIAGACRCAQRYQVDLLTLHITAGRKALQAAQTAFDPRQPIPKLLGITLLTSLNSRDLAFDLGIPLELPEYVLKMALLGQEAGLNGVVCSPQEVQQLRESCNQDFLLVCPGVRPKWSKLSQNDDQSRTLTPSEAIKAGADYLVIGRPLTQTTNPQIAWENLQAELAVI; this is encoded by the coding sequence ATGAGTAATAATCTCGATAAAATTATTGTACCTTTAGACGTACCTACTCTAGAAGAAGCGATCGCCCTAGTTGATCTTCTTCCTGAAGTCAGTTTCTGGAAAGTAGGTTTAGAACTCTTTGTCGCTACAGGTCCTGTTATTCTAACTAAACTCAAAGAGAGAGAAAAACGGATTTTTCTAGACCTAAAATTACACGATATCCCCAATACTATAGCTGGTGCTTGTCGTTGTGCGCAACGTTATCAAGTAGATTTACTCACTCTCCATATTACCGCGGGGAGAAAAGCCTTACAAGCCGCTCAAACAGCTTTTGATCCTAGACAACCTATCCCGAAACTATTAGGAATTACCCTGTTAACTAGCTTAAACTCTCGTGATTTAGCCTTTGATTTAGGAATACCCCTAGAATTACCCGAATACGTCTTAAAAATGGCGCTTTTAGGTCAAGAAGCTGGTTTAAATGGGGTAGTTTGTTCACCCCAAGAAGTCCAACAACTTAGAGAAAGCTGTAACCAAGACTTCTTATTGGTTTGTCCTGGAGTAAGACCAAAATGGTCAAAATTAAGTCAAAATGATGACCAGAGTAGAACTCTAACACCTTCAGAAGCGATTAAAGCAGGTGCTGATTATTTAGTGATTGGACGTCCTTTAACTCAAACCACTAACCCTCAAATAGCGTGGGAAAATCTTCAAGCTGAGTTAGCGGTAATCTAG
- a CDS encoding tyrosine--tRNA ligase, whose amino-acid sequence MRDQQQQLNLNWLKRGTVEIFPDQPEENLVNILQQSDRPLRIKLGIDPTGTQLHLGHSIPFRKLRAFQDAGHTAVVIIGDFTARIGDPTGKSEVRRQLTPTEVQENAQDYLNQLKPILDFDNPERLEIRYNSEWLSKLDLGKILELLSTMTVSQMLAKEGFSQRYEQENPIFLHEFLYPLMQGYDSVMVEADVELGGTDQKFNIAVGRDLQRHFGKKPQFGLLLPILVGTDGEQKMSKSLHNYVGLTEDPLSMYSKLEKTPDKLLKDYFELLTNLSLEDLPDNPREAQKLLALNIVSQYHGENAAIQAQTNAMEIVLGGKTASTEGIKEYSLSEVKFPVKLFYLLSASGLCQSSGEGRRQIQGGAVKLDGDRLDQVETTFATPEELCDRVLQVGKKKFVRLVP is encoded by the coding sequence ATGAGAGATCAACAACAACAACTTAACTTAAATTGGCTAAAACGCGGAACTGTCGAGATTTTTCCCGATCAACCCGAAGAAAATTTAGTTAACATTTTGCAACAAAGCGATCGCCCTTTGCGGATTAAACTAGGGATTGATCCTACAGGAACACAATTACACTTAGGTCATAGTATCCCTTTTCGCAAATTGAGAGCTTTTCAAGACGCAGGACATACAGCTGTGGTTATTATAGGGGATTTTACCGCCAGAATTGGTGATCCAACGGGAAAATCAGAAGTTCGTCGTCAATTAACCCCAACAGAAGTACAAGAAAATGCTCAAGATTATCTCAATCAGTTAAAACCAATTCTCGATTTTGACAATCCAGAAAGGTTAGAAATTCGTTATAACTCTGAGTGGTTATCGAAGCTAGATTTAGGAAAGATTCTAGAGTTATTATCTACTATGACTGTTTCCCAAATGCTAGCTAAAGAGGGTTTTTCCCAACGTTATGAACAAGAAAACCCGATTTTTCTCCACGAGTTTCTCTATCCTTTGATGCAGGGTTATGATTCAGTAATGGTAGAAGCAGATGTAGAATTAGGGGGAACTGATCAAAAATTTAATATCGCTGTTGGTCGTGATTTACAACGTCATTTCGGTAAAAAACCTCAATTTGGTCTATTATTACCTATCTTGGTTGGTACAGATGGAGAGCAAAAAATGTCTAAATCTCTCCATAATTATGTAGGTTTAACCGAAGATCCTCTCTCGATGTACTCTAAATTAGAGAAAACCCCCGATAAGTTATTAAAAGACTATTTTGAGTTATTAACCAATCTTTCCTTAGAAGATCTTCCCGATAACCCTAGAGAAGCGCAAAAACTTTTAGCATTGAACATAGTTAGTCAATATCATGGGGAAAATGCAGCAATTCAAGCGCAAACTAACGCGATGGAAATAGTCTTAGGAGGTAAAACCGCTTCCACAGAAGGGATTAAGGAATATTCTCTGTCTGAAGTCAAATTCCCTGTGAAGCTATTTTATCTGTTAAGTGCGAGTGGATTATGTCAAAGTAGCGGTGAAGGGAGAAGACAAATTCAAGGAGGTGCTGTAAAATTAGATGGCGATCGCCTGGATCAGGTAGAGACGACTTTTGCTACTCCCGAGGAATTGTGCGATCGCGTTTTACAAGTAGGTAAAAAGAAATTTGTGCGTTTAGTACCATGA
- a CDS encoding MBL fold metallo-hydrolase, with amino-acid sequence MTLAQHQLSCYTYGVGHNSTEGLCLLINFGTYRLLLDCGLKTIESLLREDKTPADWVICSHAHSDHAQGILALHQAYPDIPIYASEVTAKLLPLNWLTSEVPPNLCQTIPWRSPLQLNQHLSVELFPAGHLPGASCILLKYKTPIRTYTIFYTGDFCLSNLQLVEGLSLDTIRGINPDVLIVEGTYGTSRHPHRRQQEKHLMEILKQGIDSNRSILLPVPLLGLAQEILKLLRSHYLFTGKDIDIWVDQRVAIACNQYLEILPYLPSTVQNFAKHQPLFWDDRVCPRMGQLSPQQIPNLGQNPSIVVAYYQSDWLNYCHSGNWLILVPQQHYTEDLAQLAETRDNLKLDTYLLAEHSDSRNTIQLIHNLRPQHIIFVHGSPNYLGDLTSLEELQNRYQLHSPNQNVLVDLPLGEKFIQPTIPRQNQYEGELNEDNSQVTITLPQQITSDPRWLSFSDTGIVEARWQGEELLIRGVSQRELVQQSNQGKKPTDIDCCNTCYYFRGQRCWNQASPLYGFKVTPDGCCPVFEPKISSN; translated from the coding sequence ATGACCCTTGCCCAACATCAGCTATCTTGCTATACCTATGGTGTAGGTCATAACAGTACCGAAGGACTCTGTTTATTAATCAATTTCGGTACGTATCGTCTTTTGCTCGATTGCGGTTTAAAAACGATAGAATCATTACTCAGAGAGGATAAAACCCCCGCAGATTGGGTAATCTGTAGTCATGCTCACAGTGACCACGCTCAAGGTATATTAGCACTACATCAAGCTTATCCTGACATCCCTATTTACGCTAGTGAAGTCACAGCTAAACTCCTCCCTCTCAATTGGTTAACTTCAGAAGTTCCCCCCAATTTATGTCAGACTATCCCATGGCGATCGCCTTTGCAACTTAATCAACATCTGTCAGTAGAATTATTCCCCGCGGGACATTTACCTGGAGCATCTTGTATATTATTAAAGTATAAAACTCCTATACGTACTTATACAATCTTTTATACGGGTGATTTTTGTCTCTCCAATTTACAACTAGTAGAAGGATTATCTCTAGATACTATCAGGGGAATTAATCCCGATGTGTTAATTGTAGAAGGAACTTATGGTACTTCTCGTCATCCCCATCGACGTCAACAGGAAAAACACCTAATGGAAATTCTTAAACAAGGGATTGATAGCAATAGAAGTATTTTACTACCTGTTCCTCTATTAGGTTTAGCCCAAGAAATTCTCAAATTACTGCGATCGCATTATTTATTCACAGGGAAAGATATTGATATTTGGGTAGATCAAAGAGTAGCGATCGCTTGTAACCAATATCTGGAGATTCTCCCCTATTTACCTTCTACTGTGCAAAATTTCGCTAAACATCAACCCTTATTCTGGGATGATAGAGTATGTCCAAGAATGGGTCAATTATCTCCTCAACAGATTCCTAACCTAGGTCAAAATCCCTCAATTGTCGTCGCTTATTATCAAAGTGATTGGCTGAATTATTGTCACTCTGGTAACTGGTTAATCTTAGTTCCCCAACAACATTATACAGAAGATTTAGCCCAACTAGCAGAAACCAGAGATAACCTGAAATTAGACACTTACCTACTAGCTGAACACAGCGATAGTCGCAATACCATTCAACTAATCCATAACCTTCGACCACAGCATATCATCTTTGTCCACGGATCACCTAATTATCTAGGGGATTTAACTAGTTTAGAAGAGTTACAAAACCGTTATCAATTACACTCCCCCAATCAAAATGTTTTAGTGGATTTACCCCTAGGGGAAAAATTTATTCAACCTACCATACCCCGTCAAAACCAATACGAAGGAGAATTAAACGAAGATAACTCTCAAGTCACCATCACTCTACCCCAACAAATTACTAGCGATCCTCGTTGGTTGAGTTTCTCTGATACTGGTATCGTAGAAGCACGTTGGCAAGGAGAAGAGTTACTTATTAGGGGTGTATCTCAAAGAGAATTAGTCCAACAAAGCAATCAAGGTAAAAAACCTACTGATATCGATTGTTGCAATACTTGTTATTATTTTAGGGGTCAACGCTGTTGGAATCAAGCATCTCCCCTATATGGATTTAAGGTTACACCCGATGGTTGTTGTCCCGTCTTTGAACCAAAAATAAGCTCAAATTGA
- a CDS encoding Photosystem I reaction center subunit II — MTELTGQTPKFGGSTGGLLSAADREEKYAITWTSSQEQVFEMPTGGAAIMHEGENLLYFARKEQCLALGTQLRTKFKPKMEDYKIYRVYPNGEIQYLHPADGVFPEKVNQGREYNGKIERKIGNNPEPATLKFSGKAPYEV; from the coding sequence ATGACAGAACTTACAGGACAAACTCCTAAATTTGGCGGTAGTACTGGTGGTTTATTATCTGCTGCTGACAGAGAGGAAAAATACGCGATCACTTGGACTAGTTCTCAAGAGCAAGTTTTTGAAATGCCTACAGGTGGGGCGGCAATTATGCACGAAGGTGAAAATCTTCTTTATTTTGCTCGTAAAGAACAATGTTTAGCACTCGGTACTCAGTTACGTACCAAATTTAAGCCCAAAATGGAAGACTATAAAATCTATCGCGTTTATCCCAATGGTGAAATACAATATCTTCACCCCGCTGATGGTGTTTTCCCTGAAAAAGTTAACCAAGGACGGGAATATAACGGTAAAATCGAGCGCAAAATTGGTAACAATCCTGAGCCTGCTACCTTGAAGTTCTCGGGTAAAGCTCCCTACGAAGTGTAG
- a CDS encoding S-(hydroxymethyl)glutathione dehydrogenase/class III alcohol dehydrogenase has translation MEVKAAIAFGPGQPLSIETVQLDPPQAGEVLVEIKATGVCHTDAYTLSGADPEGIFPAILGHEGAGIVVEVGPGVTSLKPGDHVIPLYIPECRQCEYCLSFKTNLCQAIRLTQGQGVMPDGTSRFSLNGEKIYHYMGTSTFANYTVLPEIALAKINPDAPFEKVCYIGCGVTTGIGAVINTAKVEPGSKVVVFGLGGIGLNVIQGARLVGAEMIVGVDINSSKQELATKFGMTHFVNPQDLEGDLVKYLVDLTKGGADYSFECIGNVNVMRQALECCHKGWGVCTIIGVAGAGEEIRTRPFQLVTGRVWKGTAFGGARGRTDVPKIVDWYMMGKINIDDLITHVLPLEKINDAFDLMHRGESIRTVVTF, from the coding sequence ATGGAAGTAAAAGCAGCGATCGCCTTTGGTCCAGGACAACCCCTGAGTATCGAAACAGTACAACTAGATCCCCCCCAAGCAGGAGAAGTACTAGTAGAAATCAAAGCCACAGGAGTCTGTCATACTGACGCTTATACCTTGTCAGGAGCAGATCCAGAGGGAATCTTTCCCGCTATTTTAGGACACGAAGGAGCAGGAATAGTCGTAGAAGTTGGACCAGGGGTAACCAGTCTCAAACCTGGGGATCATGTTATTCCCCTCTATATCCCCGAATGTCGTCAATGTGAATATTGTTTAAGCTTTAAAACCAACCTTTGTCAAGCGATTCGGTTAACCCAAGGACAGGGAGTAATGCCAGATGGTACAAGCAGGTTTTCCTTAAATGGGGAGAAAATTTATCACTATATGGGGACTTCCACCTTTGCTAATTATACAGTATTGCCAGAAATAGCCCTAGCCAAAATCAACCCAGATGCACCCTTTGAGAAGGTTTGTTACATTGGTTGCGGTGTCACCACAGGAATAGGTGCGGTGATTAATACCGCGAAAGTCGAACCAGGATCTAAAGTAGTAGTCTTTGGATTAGGGGGAATTGGTTTAAACGTGATTCAAGGTGCGCGTCTGGTAGGGGCTGAAATGATTGTGGGGGTAGATATTAACTCTAGTAAACAAGAATTAGCTACTAAATTTGGTATGACTCATTTCGTTAATCCTCAAGACTTAGAGGGAGATTTAGTTAAATACCTAGTAGATTTGACCAAGGGAGGAGCTGATTATTCTTTTGAATGTATCGGTAACGTTAATGTAATGCGTCAAGCTCTAGAATGTTGTCACAAGGGTTGGGGTGTTTGCACCATTATTGGCGTTGCAGGTGCAGGAGAAGAAATCAGAACCCGTCCTTTTCAATTGGTTACAGGTAGAGTCTGGAAAGGTACAGCTTTTGGGGGTGCGCGTGGTCGAACTGACGTCCCTAAAATCGTTGATTGGTATATGATGGGTAAAATCAATATCGACGATTTGATTACTCATGTTTTGCCTTTAGAAAAAATTAACGATGCTTTTGATTTGATGCACCGTGGGGAGTCGATTCGCACCGTAGTTACTTTCTAG
- a CDS encoding Uma2 family endonuclease — translation MITLNLKPLIVLNPEQFYRLCVANPDTKLELDAQGDLIIMSPTGGESGIRNQKLTMRLGIWAELNATGVAFDSSTMFQLPNGALRSPDAAWILSSRWQLLPKTAREGFPRICPDFVTELRSQSDNLTSLQAKMQEYIDNGISLGWLIDPYNKQVEIYRPSQAKQVLHNPSELSGEAILPNFVLSLEGIIN, via the coding sequence ATGATCACACTTAATCTCAAACCTCTAATTGTCCTTAACCCTGAACAGTTTTATCGATTGTGCGTCGCTAATCCCGATACTAAATTAGAACTTGATGCTCAGGGAGATTTGATTATTATGTCTCCTACAGGTGGAGAAAGTGGAATACGTAACCAAAAATTAACGATGCGTTTAGGTATCTGGGCTGAGTTAAACGCTACAGGAGTTGCTTTTGATTCATCTACTATGTTTCAACTTCCTAACGGCGCATTACGCTCCCCTGATGCAGCTTGGATATTATCCTCTCGTTGGCAACTTTTGCCGAAAACTGCTAGAGAAGGTTTTCCCCGAATTTGTCCCGATTTTGTGACTGAGTTACGTAGTCAAAGTGATAATCTAACCTCGTTACAGGCAAAAATGCAAGAATATATTGATAATGGAATTAGTTTAGGTTGGTTAATTGATCCTTATAATAAACAGGTAGAAATTTATCGTCCTTCACAAGCTAAACAGGTTCTGCATAATCCTAGTGAACTCTCAGGCGAAGCTATTTTGCCTAACTTTGTTCTATCTTTAGAGGGAATTATTAACTAA
- the fghA gene encoding S-formylglutathione hydrolase produces the protein MSSQLNLVSEHLCFGGNLAYYRHYSHCCNSNMSFSIFLPPQSLQQTLPVLYYLSGLTCTPENFTVKAGAQRYAAEHGLIIVAPDTSPRDTGIPGESDRFDLGSGASFYVDAIISPWCDYYQMYSYLTQELPAVIKANFPIIPTKQGIFGHSMGGHGALVAALRNPNQYLSVSAFAPITAPSLGVWGKQAFTTYLGSDPSLWENYDASKLVSKNQLPTTILIDQGTADQFYQEQQLLPEVFQEACQKAGQKLELRLQPGYDHSYFMVASFIGDHLRHHAQILSSL, from the coding sequence ATGTCGTCTCAACTTAATCTAGTAAGTGAACATCTTTGTTTTGGAGGTAACCTCGCCTATTACCGTCATTATTCCCACTGCTGTAATAGTAATATGTCTTTTTCCATCTTTTTACCTCCTCAATCCCTCCAGCAAACATTACCAGTACTTTATTATCTCTCTGGTTTGACTTGTACTCCTGAAAATTTTACGGTTAAAGCCGGTGCGCAAAGATACGCCGCTGAACATGGTTTAATTATAGTTGCTCCTGATACTAGTCCTCGTGACACGGGAATACCAGGAGAAAGCGATCGCTTCGACCTTGGCTCTGGTGCTAGTTTTTATGTAGATGCTATCATCTCCCCTTGGTGTGATTATTATCAGATGTACAGTTATCTAACCCAAGAATTACCAGCAGTAATTAAAGCTAACTTCCCCATTATTCCCACAAAACAAGGTATTTTCGGACATTCTATGGGAGGACATGGCGCCTTAGTCGCCGCTTTGCGCAATCCTAATCAATATCTCTCGGTTTCAGCTTTTGCGCCTATAACTGCTCCCTCTCTTGGGGTTTGGGGAAAACAAGCTTTTACTACCTATTTGGGATCAGATCCTAGTCTCTGGGAAAATTATGACGCATCTAAATTAGTGAGCAAAAATCAACTGCCTACTACTATACTCATAGATCAGGGTACAGCTGATCAATTTTATCAAGAGCAACAATTATTACCCGAAGTATTTCAAGAAGCTTGTCAAAAAGCAGGACAAAAGTTAGAATTGCGTTTACAACCAGGATATGACCATAGTTACTTTATGGTAGCTAGTTTTATTGGCGATCATCTCCGTCATCACGCTCAAATCTTATCTTCTTTATGA
- a CDS encoding coproporphyrinogen III oxidase — protein MINESCLALEIPQAAYIHIPFCRRRCYYCDFPISVVGVKALPDESEMIREYVEAIGKEINFLDVGDKPLTTVFFGGGTPSLLSIYNLEYILTKLNQKLGIAQGAEISLEIDPGTFDLAKLQAYQELGINRLSLGVQGFQAKLLETCGRSHNLEDVVEAIALIQNIGTFNFSLDLISGLPNQTLADWEESLTKAIAANPDHLSCYDLVLEPVTVFGKRYQPGEQPLPTDTTTAAMYKLAQQMLTTAGYQHYEISNYAKPGYQCRHNRVYWENRPYYAFGMGAASYVNGVRFTRPRTRREYYNWLESNCPMESEPLRESDRVLETLMLGLRLTEGVKLSSFSNPIREIILETVSPYLEKGWVEIVDQRMRLQDPEGLLFSNTILASLFARLDY, from the coding sequence GAGATTCCTCAAGCAGCTTATATACATATCCCTTTTTGTCGTCGTCGTTGTTATTATTGTGATTTCCCCATCTCGGTTGTGGGAGTAAAAGCTTTACCTGACGAGTCAGAGATGATTCGAGAATATGTAGAAGCTATAGGTAAAGAAATAAATTTTCTTGATGTTGGAGATAAACCCCTAACTACGGTTTTTTTTGGTGGAGGGACTCCCTCTTTACTATCGATTTACAATCTAGAATATATCTTAACAAAATTAAACCAAAAATTGGGCATAGCTCAAGGTGCGGAAATTTCCCTAGAAATAGATCCTGGTACTTTTGATTTAGCTAAGCTACAAGCTTATCAAGAATTGGGGATTAATCGTCTAAGTTTAGGTGTACAAGGGTTTCAAGCTAAATTATTAGAAACTTGCGGACGATCGCATAATCTAGAGGATGTTGTCGAAGCGATCGCTCTAATCCAGAATATAGGAACATTTAACTTTAGTCTAGACTTAATTTCGGGTTTACCGAACCAAACTTTAGCAGATTGGGAAGAATCATTGACTAAGGCGATCGCGGCTAACCCTGATCATCTTTCCTGTTATGATTTAGTTTTAGAACCGGTTACAGTCTTTGGTAAGCGTTATCAACCAGGAGAACAACCCTTACCTACCGATACTACCACAGCCGCCATGTATAAACTAGCACAACAAATGCTTACCACTGCGGGTTATCAACATTATGAGATTTCTAATTACGCTAAACCAGGTTATCAGTGTCGTCATAATCGGGTTTATTGGGAAAATCGTCCTTATTACGCTTTTGGTATGGGAGCAGCTAGTTACGTCAATGGGGTTCGTTTTACTCGTCCACGCACTCGCCGAGAATATTATAACTGGTTAGAGTCCAATTGTCCTATGGAATCAGAGCCTCTTAGAGAGTCTGATCGGGTTTTAGAAACCCTGATGTTGGGTTTACGCTTAACTGAAGGAGTAAAGCTCTCATCCTTCTCTAATCCGATTCGCGAGATTATCCTAGAGACTGTTTCTCCTTATTTAGAAAAAGGATGGGTAGAAATTGTTGATCAGAGAATGAGGTTACAAGACCCCGAAGGTTTATTATTTTCTAATACCATCCTCGCTAGTTTATTTGCCAGATTAGACTATTAA